The following are from one region of the Magallana gigas chromosome 6, xbMagGiga1.1, whole genome shotgun sequence genome:
- the LOC117688807 gene encoding sterile alpha motif domain-containing protein 15, producing MPTLSGIRRISRAEAADIRSNIPTAVFWSDVEVANWIEECGFPQYRQCFLANFVTGRKLIAVDACSLPEMGIQDFEHVKQITELIRNLLGVPKFPEQRDVRMRDPRIAYLEFKRRTGKETDSTTYNSFLFDNRHLFPMRRKSGSL from the exons atgccAACTTTGTCGGGAATACGACGTATCTCCAGAGCTGAGGCTGCTGATATTCGCAGCAACATTCCAACAGCAGTTTTCTGGTCTGATGTAGAGGTGGCGAATTGGATTGAGGAATGTGGTTTTCCGCAATATAGG CAATGTTTCCTTGCCAACTTTGTCACAGGGAGGAAGCTAATTGCCGTGGACGCCTGTTCATTGCCAGAAATGGGAATTCAAGATTTTGAACATGTCaag CAAATCACGGAGTTAATCAGGAATTTACTTGGTGTGCCAAAGTTTCCCGAACAGCGTGATGTACGCATGCGTGATCCTCGCATCGCGTACTTGGAGTTCAAGCGGCGGACCGGAAAAGAAACCGACAGCACCACCTACAACAGCTTCCTGTTTGATAACCGACATCTCTTCCCGATGAGGAGAAAGTCGGGATCCTTGTGA
- the LOC105326293 gene encoding proton-coupled folate transporter — protein MERARRIVTQTNAHCMDMLAEVQPYLVEVAYFFFFLSRHMTLPLFQEYVQSEFYKQSHLKATVIESFDVYSGNGSGLYNVAHRESTLAILSLQIAEGLPAVITVIILGAVSDKTSKRKILLWMPSLGGILHSLIYILILYTSWTMDGLFMASAIRGLSGSMTAFLAGSTFFAINTTQREKRSSRLAIQESLNGLAYAIANIMVGYWVKASGFHQPFWFTLICGCIAFLISFFLVKEVKVETNNASRYDTENCCIDTFRPMGKFFRCKDRKLLIMWLAILAFQSYAWVHLGQINTLVLYFTGSPYHWQSHKVGVFLSVAMGVASLGVLFTPPVLRNWFSDIHITFGGLFSKALGTLWLAVVQNEIVIYFAIFMLVLELIPFPMLRAVVANSIDTADQGSLFALMHCGEGITYFLAPFMFQSLYADSIDYFTGFVFVLSVILLIIPVGFVIAIKFLETGQPGEYERMEGETEMTPGEDLPLPSNEESKDISVIPVTSNQSEANQIAANQNTANTGATDEEPVAV, from the exons atggaGAGGGCCCGGAGAATAGTGACCCAAACAAACGCTCACTGTATGGACATGCTGGCAGAAGTCCAGCCATATTTAGTGGAGGTTGCctactttttcttctttttatcgAGACATATGACTTTACCACTTTTCCAGGAGTATGTGCAATCCGAGTTTTACAAGCAAAGCCATCTGAAAGCAACCGTCATTGAGTCGTTTGATGTGTACAGTGGAAACGGCTCCGGCCTTTACAATGTTGCGCACAGGGAGAGCACTCTAGCCATTCTGAGTCTACAGATAGCCGAGGGCTTGCCTGCAGTCATTACTGTGATCATATTAGGGGCCGTCAGTGACAAGACTTCCAAGAGAAAGATTCTGTTGTGGATGCCCTCGCTAGGAGGGATTCTTCACTCTCTGATATACATCCTGATCCTGTATACAAGCTGGACTATGGATGGGCTGTTCATGGCTTCGGCTATAAGGGGGTTGAGTGGTAGTATGACAGCGTTTCTAGCTGGAAGTACATTCTTTGCCATTAACACAACGCAACGAGAAAAACGTTCATCCCGTCTTGCTATTCAAGAATCTCTGAATGGCTTAGCCTACGCAATAGCCAATATAATGGTCGGGTACTGGGTCAAAGCCAGTGGTTTTCATCAGCCATTCTGGTTCACATTAATATGTGGCTGCATTGCTTTCctcatttctttctttcttgtAAAGGAGGTGAAAGTAGAAACCAATAATGCTAGTAGATATGACACAGAAAACTGTTGTATTGATACATTTAGGCCAATGGGGAAGTTTTTTAGATGTAAAGATAGAAAACTGTTGATTATGTGGCTTGCCATTTTAGCATTTCAAAGTTATGCCTGGGTTCATCTTGGACAGATCAACACTCTGGTTCTGTATTTCACGGGGTCTCCGTATCACTGGCAATCTCACAAGGTGGGCGTCTTCCTGTCCGTTGCCATGGGAGTGGCATCACTAGGGGTCTTGTTCACTCCCCCTGTGCTGAGGAACTGGTTTTCAGATATACACATCACATTTGGGGGACTCTTTTCAAAGGCATTAGGAACCCTTTGGCTTGCTGTTGTTCAGAATGAAATTGTGATTTATTTTG CCATATTTATGTTGGTACTGGAACTGATTCCTTTTCCAATGTTGAGAGCTGTGGTTGCAAACAGTATTGATACTGCAGACCAAG GGTCTCTGTTTGCTTTGATGCACTGTGGGGAGGGGATCACCTATTTCCTGGCCCCCTTTATGTTCCAGTCCCTCTACGCTGACAGTATCGACTACTTCACCGGGTTCGTGTTCGTGCTGTCCGTAATTCTGCTCATCATTCCAGTCGGATTTGTCAT AGCTATTAAGTTTCTTGAAACTGGCCAGCCAGGGGAGTATGAAAGGATGGAGGGGGAGACAGAAATGACCCCAGGAGAGGATCTGCCCCTCCCATCGAATGAAGAGAGCAAGGACATTAGTGTTATCCCAGTAACATCCAATCAGAGTGAAGCTAATCAAATAGCAGCCAATCAAAACACAGCAAATACAGGGGCAACTGACGAGGAGCCGGTAGCTGTGTAA
- the LOC105326292 gene encoding uncharacterized protein gives MAEGRNTTLLTYVREKEEAREEVKRVEQELAATKSKLYDALQKIDELKDKIKTLETSKAPAKSQPAKAANGKANPGKKAAPQSQGKKTGAQEKKPSLVPPTDTSPSSRPGSGVVRHPPIPGKESLSQDSAQYYREIGKMFPDIKLSVVMDAESKFNQADINGDGQIDKDELDRVLTQHVTLFTPAMIQELIKEIDQDNNDTLEFPEILMILDKMGKRRQKLSNIPTSIQDNSTKVCSIQ, from the exons ATGGCCGAGGGTAGGAATACAACACTGCTGACTTATGTACGGGAGAAAGAGGAGGCAAGGGAGGAGGTGAAGAGGGTGGAACAGGAACTGGCTGCCACCAAGTCTAAGCTGTACGACGCACTTCAGAAGATTGACGAACTCAAAGACAAG ATAAAGACACTGGAAACAAGCAAAGCACCAGCGAAATCCCAGCCCGCTAAAGCAGCCAATGGCAAAGCCAACCCCGGGAAAAAGGCCGCGCCCCAGAGTCAGGGTAAAAAGACCGGGGCACAGGAAAAGAAGCCTTCACTGGTCCCTCCGACAGATACCTCCCCCTCCAGTAGACCGGGGTCGGGGGTGGTTCGCCATCCCCCAATACCAGGGAAAGAGTCCCTCTCCCAGGATTCCGCTCAGTATTACAGA GAAATAGGAAAGATGTTTCCTGACATTAAGCTATCTGTAGTCATGGACGCAGAGAGTAAATTCAACCAGGCGGACATCAACGGAGACGGG CAAATCGACAAAGACGAGCTGGACAGAGTCCTGACACAGCACGTGACCCTGTTTACCCCCGCCATGATCCAGGAGCTGATTAAGGAGATCGATCAGGACAACAATGACACGCTGGAGTTCCCGGAAATCCTCATG ATTCTGGATAAGATGGGGAAAAGAAGGCAGAAGTTGTCCAATATACCGACGTCAATCCAAGACAACAGTACCAAAGTCTGCTCAATACAGTAG
- the LOC105326291 gene encoding adipocyte plasma membrane-associated protein isoform X1, whose amino-acid sequence MQFSFICSKSGIEEEAGGSPSDALAKMNQGRSDVRQRRPVYKGDNSYQDEPKKSRAHSSDKWKSAACIALLLAFILTPVVILLTPSPIDPVYFTLPEPPEFEGVLEPNNLLQKSERISENEISGPESIVVDGDHIYTGTADGKILHIYKGEISVLAKLGKGPCGGFDNEPTCGRPLGMRLTKEGYLIVIDTYLGLFKVNVATGDHYQLYSAEIPVNGKRPRFLNDLTIAEDGTIYMTDSSTKWDRRHNRHQIMEGEVSGRVLIYDPKSQEVTELINSMSFANGIQLTRSEEALLICETTRARLLKYHLKGPKKGSLEVINNNLPGIPDNIRRSSTGGYWIGMALIRKKNKISFIDYCAEKPWLRALIMKVVSMDLVLQYLPKYGLVVEVNEEGKVIQSLHDPTGQVIPAVSEVEDKDGVLYFGSYNLPYLGRLYLQRYKKTKH is encoded by the exons ATGCAGTTTAGTTTCATATGTTCGAAATCCGGTATTGAGGAAGAAGCTGGAGGATCACCCTCGGATGCTCTTGCT AAGATGAATCAAGGAAGGTCAGATGTGAGACAACGTCGTCCTGTTtacaagggagataactcataTCAAGATGAACCTAAAAAGTCAAGGGCACATTCATCAGACAA GTGGAAGTCGGCTGCTTGTATAGCGTTACTTCTGGCTTTTATCCTGACACCTGTTGTGATTCTTTTGACACCATCACCGATAGATCCTGTTTATTTCAC GCTGCCTGAACCACCTGAATTTGAAGGAGTGCTTGAGCCAAACAATCTGCTACAGAAGTCAGAGAGAATCTCTGAGAATGAAATATCAGGGCCTGAATCCATTGTCGTAGACGGAG acCACATATACACAGGGACAGCTGACGGTAAAATTCTACACATTTACAAGGGAGAAATCAGTGTCCTGGCCAAACTTGGAAAAGGACCATGTG GAGGGTTTGACAATGAGCCGACCTGTGGGAGACCCCTGGGAATGAGACTGACCAAGGAGGGGTACCTGATTGTGATTGACACGTACCTGGGACTCTTCAAAGTCAACGTGGCCACAG GTGACCATTATCAGCTGTACTCAGCAGAGATTCCTGTGAACGGCAAGAGGCCACGATTTCTTAATGATTTGACCATTGCCGAGGACGGAACTATTTATATGACAGACTCGTCGACGAAGTGGGATAGGCGACACAACAGACATCAGATCATGGAAGGAGAGGTGTCTGGAAG AGTCCTGATCTACGATCCAAAGTCCCAGGAAGTTACAGAGCTGATCAACAGTATGTCATTTGCAAATGGAATCCAGCTGACTCGGAGCGAGGAGGCACTGTTGATCTGTGAGACGACTCGAGCCAGGCTGCTCAA gTATCATTTAAAAGGACCAAAGAAAGGTTCATTAGAAGTTATTAATAATAATCTCCCAGGAATTCCGGATAACATCCGGCGAAGCAGTACAGGCGGATACTGGATAGGGATGGCACTTATCCGCAAAAAGAACAAGATCAGCTTTATTGATTATTGTGCTGAAAAACCTTGGTTAAGGGCTCTAATCATGAAA GTAGTTTCCATGGATCTGGTTTTGCaatatttaccaaaatatgGCCTTGTTGTGGAAGTGAATGAAGAGGGAAAGGTCATTCAGAGCTTACATGACCCAACGGGTCAGGTGATTCCGGCGGTCAGCGAGGTTGAGGACAAAGACGGGGTGCTCTACTTCGGCTCCTACAACCTTCCTTATTTGGGCAGGCTGTATCTCCAGagatacaaaaaaacaaaacattaa
- the LOC105326291 gene encoding adipocyte plasma membrane-associated protein isoform X2 — translation MNQGRSDVRQRRPVYKGDNSYQDEPKKSRAHSSDKWKSAACIALLLAFILTPVVILLTPSPIDPVYFTLPEPPEFEGVLEPNNLLQKSERISENEISGPESIVVDGDHIYTGTADGKILHIYKGEISVLAKLGKGPCGGFDNEPTCGRPLGMRLTKEGYLIVIDTYLGLFKVNVATGDHYQLYSAEIPVNGKRPRFLNDLTIAEDGTIYMTDSSTKWDRRHNRHQIMEGEVSGRVLIYDPKSQEVTELINSMSFANGIQLTRSEEALLICETTRARLLKYHLKGPKKGSLEVINNNLPGIPDNIRRSSTGGYWIGMALIRKKNKISFIDYCAEKPWLRALIMKVVSMDLVLQYLPKYGLVVEVNEEGKVIQSLHDPTGQVIPAVSEVEDKDGVLYFGSYNLPYLGRLYLQRYKKTKH, via the exons ATGAATCAAGGAAGGTCAGATGTGAGACAACGTCGTCCTGTTtacaagggagataactcataTCAAGATGAACCTAAAAAGTCAAGGGCACATTCATCAGACAA GTGGAAGTCGGCTGCTTGTATAGCGTTACTTCTGGCTTTTATCCTGACACCTGTTGTGATTCTTTTGACACCATCACCGATAGATCCTGTTTATTTCAC GCTGCCTGAACCACCTGAATTTGAAGGAGTGCTTGAGCCAAACAATCTGCTACAGAAGTCAGAGAGAATCTCTGAGAATGAAATATCAGGGCCTGAATCCATTGTCGTAGACGGAG acCACATATACACAGGGACAGCTGACGGTAAAATTCTACACATTTACAAGGGAGAAATCAGTGTCCTGGCCAAACTTGGAAAAGGACCATGTG GAGGGTTTGACAATGAGCCGACCTGTGGGAGACCCCTGGGAATGAGACTGACCAAGGAGGGGTACCTGATTGTGATTGACACGTACCTGGGACTCTTCAAAGTCAACGTGGCCACAG GTGACCATTATCAGCTGTACTCAGCAGAGATTCCTGTGAACGGCAAGAGGCCACGATTTCTTAATGATTTGACCATTGCCGAGGACGGAACTATTTATATGACAGACTCGTCGACGAAGTGGGATAGGCGACACAACAGACATCAGATCATGGAAGGAGAGGTGTCTGGAAG AGTCCTGATCTACGATCCAAAGTCCCAGGAAGTTACAGAGCTGATCAACAGTATGTCATTTGCAAATGGAATCCAGCTGACTCGGAGCGAGGAGGCACTGTTGATCTGTGAGACGACTCGAGCCAGGCTGCTCAA gTATCATTTAAAAGGACCAAAGAAAGGTTCATTAGAAGTTATTAATAATAATCTCCCAGGAATTCCGGATAACATCCGGCGAAGCAGTACAGGCGGATACTGGATAGGGATGGCACTTATCCGCAAAAAGAACAAGATCAGCTTTATTGATTATTGTGCTGAAAAACCTTGGTTAAGGGCTCTAATCATGAAA GTAGTTTCCATGGATCTGGTTTTGCaatatttaccaaaatatgGCCTTGTTGTGGAAGTGAATGAAGAGGGAAAGGTCATTCAGAGCTTACATGACCCAACGGGTCAGGTGATTCCGGCGGTCAGCGAGGTTGAGGACAAAGACGGGGTGCTCTACTTCGGCTCCTACAACCTTCCTTATTTGGGCAGGCTGTATCTCCAGagatacaaaaaaacaaaacattaa